In Haloarcula halophila, a single window of DNA contains:
- a CDS encoding uracil-xanthine permease family protein: protein METDTTDSESSIVQYAIEDKPPLGEAIPLGLQHLGAMFLSTVALPLVIAGAIGLDGAQTTYVVQMALLVAGLATLVQVYSVGPVGARLPVVMGTSAIFVAPLISIGTSFGVAAVFGAVIVAAPVEMVIGYFYDDLRQLFPPLVTSIVVMLVGLTLIPVAMDYAAGGPGAESYGAFVNIGLALLVFVVAIGLNQFFEGFLSVASVLVAVVVGYIASIPLGLLDLSGVGSAGLISLPSPLEFGVSFEPTAILIVAFAYLITSIETIGDIEGTTGVVDRQPSNEEMEGGLLADGVMSMVAGAFGAFPNTSFSQNVGLIGFTGVASRFVVAICGVFLVLLGFFPKVAAVISAMPDPVLGGAAIVLFGMIFSIGLRIFADRVASSQRNLTIVAVSIVLGVGVEVRPDAVSAFPEEIQVLLGSGLLVGGLTAVVLNAVLPGGRAPTEPTAASESATTE, encoded by the coding sequence ATGGAGACTGATACCACAGATAGTGAGAGCAGTATTGTACAGTACGCTATCGAGGACAAGCCGCCCCTCGGCGAAGCGATTCCGCTGGGGTTGCAACACCTCGGAGCGATGTTCCTCTCGACGGTCGCGTTGCCGTTAGTCATCGCCGGCGCGATCGGCCTCGACGGTGCACAGACGACCTACGTCGTCCAGATGGCACTGCTGGTCGCCGGTCTCGCGACGCTGGTACAGGTATACTCCGTCGGCCCTGTCGGTGCTCGGCTGCCGGTCGTGATGGGAACCAGCGCCATCTTCGTCGCGCCGCTCATCAGCATCGGGACGTCTTTCGGTGTCGCGGCGGTCTTCGGGGCGGTCATCGTCGCCGCTCCGGTCGAGATGGTCATCGGCTATTTCTACGACGATTTGCGACAACTGTTCCCGCCGCTCGTGACGAGCATCGTCGTGATGCTGGTCGGACTGACGCTGATTCCGGTCGCCATGGACTACGCGGCGGGCGGACCGGGCGCGGAATCGTACGGCGCGTTCGTCAACATCGGATTAGCACTGCTCGTGTTCGTGGTGGCCATCGGACTCAACCAGTTCTTCGAGGGGTTCCTGTCGGTCGCGAGTGTCCTCGTCGCCGTCGTCGTCGGCTACATCGCGTCGATCCCCTTGGGACTTCTCGACCTCTCCGGCGTCGGGAGTGCTGGCCTGATCTCGCTGCCCAGCCCGCTCGAATTCGGCGTCAGCTTCGAACCGACCGCGATTCTCATCGTCGCCTTCGCGTATCTCATCACGTCTATCGAGACGATCGGTGATATCGAGGGGACGACCGGTGTCGTCGACAGGCAACCGTCCAACGAGGAGATGGAGGGCGGGCTGCTTGCCGACGGCGTGATGAGCATGGTCGCGGGCGCGTTCGGTGCGTTCCCCAACACGTCTTTCTCACAGAACGTCGGCCTGATCGGGTTTACCGGCGTCGCCAGCCGGTTCGTCGTCGCTATCTGTGGGGTGTTTCTCGTTCTGCTGGGGTTTTTCCCGAAAGTCGCTGCAGTCATCAGCGCGATGCCGGACCCGGTTCTCGGCGGCGCGGCGATCGTCCTCTTCGGGATGATCTTCTCGATCGGTCTCCGCATCTTCGCCGACCGCGTGGCGTCGTCACAGCGCAACCTGACCATCGTCGCGGTCTCCATCGTCCTCGGTGTCGGCGTGGAGGTACGTCCGGACGCGGTCTCGGCCTTCCCGGAGGAGATTCAGGTACTGCTTGGCTCCGGGCTCCTCGTCGGTGGTCTCACCGCGGTCGTGTTGAACGCGGTCCTCCCCGGTGGGAGAGCACCGACCGAGCCGACGGCTGCTTCCGAGAGCGCTACGACTGAGTAG
- a CDS encoding universal stress protein — protein MGQRILVPVDDSERAKEGLRYALENFPDAEFTALHVVSSDTGDLGAFSRPSGGDQEQADEGDTDSGSASAPGDLGAFPGPGGKSPDQTEEDDTGDPALGMAREIASEHGVEIQTDRMRGRPDRAIVKYLEENEYDLVVLGSHGRDGVARVLLGSVAEKVVRRSPIPVLVVR, from the coding sequence ATGGGACAACGTATTCTCGTCCCCGTGGACGACTCGGAACGCGCGAAAGAGGGGCTCCGGTACGCGCTCGAAAATTTCCCCGACGCGGAGTTTACGGCCTTACACGTCGTCTCCTCGGACACTGGTGACCTCGGGGCGTTCTCGAGACCGTCCGGGGGGGACCAGGAGCAGGCGGACGAGGGAGACACCGATTCCGGTTCCGCTTCGGCGCCCGGTGACCTCGGCGCGTTCCCGGGACCCGGCGGGAAGTCACCGGACCAGACGGAGGAGGACGACACCGGCGACCCCGCTCTCGGCATGGCACGGGAGATCGCATCGGAGCACGGAGTCGAGATCCAGACCGACCGGATGCGTGGTCGCCCCGATCGGGCTATCGTCAAGTACCTCGAAGAGAACGAGTACGACCTCGTCGTGCTCGGGAGCCACGGGCGCGACGGCGTCGCGCGAGTACTGCTCGGGAGCGTCGCCGAGAAGGTCGTCCGCCGGTCACCGATTCCGGTACTGGTCGTCCGGTAG
- a CDS encoding uracil-xanthine permease family protein has product MTEPDDATEARTDGGNMVTYGIEDKPPLGKSVLLGTQHWLTMIGSTIAIPLVLAGVLGFNGGQTAQLIATFFLVSGIATLAQTTIGNKYPIVQGGTFSMLGPAIAIVAALGGADGGASSTVMMRELQGAIIVAGAVEVLIGYLGIFGRLKRYMGPIVIAVVITLIGLALISVPQIISANQNWYLAGLTLVLITLFSQYLDDYSQVFKLFPVLLGLGGAYLLALVLSVAGVVNIVDLSPIAEAPLVRVITPFQWGMPLFTTSFIVGMFAGMLASAIESFGDYHSVARMAGEGAPNKKRVNHGLGMEGIGNVFAGIMGTGNGSTSYTENIGAIGITGVASRYVVQVGAIVMILVAFIGPFGAFVTTIPNAIVGGLFLAMFAQIVGVGLSQLQHVDMNQNRNVFVLGFGLFAGLSIPQYISGLESGALETGLSNVPVFGAVLGIPEVAQTISIVMGTEIAVGGLAAFILDNTIPGTDEERGLTQWEEITEDADEFEPFHQQLLSGGDSGPKVADD; this is encoded by the coding sequence ATGACAGAACCAGACGACGCAACTGAAGCACGCACCGACGGCGGAAACATGGTAACGTACGGTATCGAAGACAAGCCACCGCTGGGGAAGTCGGTCCTGCTCGGGACACAGCACTGGCTGACGATGATCGGGTCGACGATCGCGATTCCACTTGTACTCGCGGGAGTCCTGGGGTTCAACGGGGGACAGACGGCCCAGCTGATCGCGACGTTCTTCCTGGTCTCGGGGATCGCGACCCTCGCACAGACGACCATCGGGAACAAGTATCCGATCGTCCAGGGGGGGACGTTCTCGATGCTCGGGCCGGCTATCGCGATCGTCGCCGCCCTCGGAGGCGCTGACGGCGGCGCGAGCTCGACGGTCATGATGCGGGAACTCCAGGGGGCGATCATCGTCGCCGGGGCTGTCGAGGTCCTCATCGGCTATCTCGGCATCTTCGGTCGCCTGAAGAGGTATATGGGGCCGATCGTCATCGCTGTGGTCATCACGCTCATCGGGTTGGCGCTCATCAGCGTCCCGCAGATCATCTCGGCTAACCAGAACTGGTACCTCGCGGGTCTGACGCTCGTGCTGATCACGCTGTTCTCGCAGTACCTCGACGATTACTCCCAGGTGTTCAAGTTATTCCCCGTCTTGCTCGGTTTGGGTGGGGCGTACCTACTCGCGCTGGTGTTGTCGGTCGCGGGAGTCGTCAATATCGTCGATCTCAGTCCGATTGCAGAGGCGCCGTTGGTGCGTGTCATCACGCCGTTCCAGTGGGGGATGCCGCTGTTTACCACCTCCTTCATCGTCGGGATGTTCGCGGGAATGCTCGCGTCGGCCATCGAGAGCTTCGGCGATTACCACTCTGTCGCCCGTATGGCCGGTGAAGGTGCACCGAACAAGAAGCGCGTCAACCACGGGCTCGGCATGGAGGGGATCGGCAACGTCTTCGCCGGCATCATGGGTACCGGGAACGGCTCCACGTCCTACACCGAGAACATCGGTGCCATCGGTATCACGGGCGTCGCCTCCCGGTACGTCGTCCAGGTCGGTGCGATCGTGATGATTCTCGTCGCCTTTATCGGCCCCTTCGGTGCGTTCGTGACCACGATCCCCAACGCCATCGTCGGTGGGCTGTTCCTCGCGATGTTCGCACAGATCGTGGGTGTCGGGCTCTCGCAGCTCCAGCACGTCGACATGAACCAGAACAGGAACGTGTTCGTGCTCGGCTTCGGGCTGTTCGCCGGCCTATCGATTCCACAGTACATCTCCGGACTCGAAAGCGGCGCACTTGAGACCGGGCTCAGCAACGTCCCCGTATTCGGTGCGGTGCTGGGCATCCCGGAGGTCGCACAGACGATCAGTATCGTCATGGGGACGGAGATCGCCGTCGGCGGACTCGCCGCCTTCATCCTCGACAACACTATCCCGGGTACCGACGAGGAGCGTGGACTGACCCAGTGGGAGGAGATCACCGAGGACGCCGACGAGTTCGAACCGTTCCACCAACAGTTGCTCTCGGGCGGTGACTCCGGACCGAAAGTCGCCGACGACTGA
- a CDS encoding dihydroorotase, translating to MSQADLRIRNARVVTPNGTILGGVAATDGSIVAVGTDRSLPEADRSINADGNYLIPGFIDPHVHWGLSRYEYEYHEGLAHDFETETRGAVHGGVTTVVNFLLQPDPYLPDMDYFIEAGEQNSYIDFGYHAIVHKDHHVDEIEGLADAGIRSFKIFYNWYKHASPELGINHSDSGRVYKVLDRVADIENGVVMFHAENEDLAYERRQELQEEGRNDLQAWSESAPNVAEAMQIENIAKLTDYTDSTAYIVHMSTGEGVDICRRYQEQGVDINAETLPAFLAHTKEEDLGVWGKISPPLRGEQSKRKLWQGLREGVVDYAGTDHCPHKKPFKEKEEGKYGDIWDAIPGDNNGIEYFLPVMMSEGVNKNRISMERLVEVCAENNARRWGLYPRKGALVEGADADMVLVDLEKSAVVDDDFYHTMEPRYSTFHGDELTGLPTHTIVGGEVVVEDGQLQVEKGGRDYLPRDADGVPMP from the coding sequence ATGTCGCAAGCAGACTTGCGGATACGCAATGCCCGAGTTGTGACGCCGAACGGAACGATTCTGGGCGGTGTCGCGGCGACGGATGGATCGATCGTCGCGGTCGGCACTGACCGGTCGCTCCCCGAGGCAGACCGCAGTATCAACGCCGACGGCAACTACCTGATCCCCGGGTTCATCGACCCGCACGTCCACTGGGGCCTCTCGCGCTACGAGTACGAATACCACGAGGGACTGGCCCACGACTTCGAGACGGAGACCCGCGGGGCCGTCCACGGCGGCGTGACGACCGTGGTGAACTTCCTCCTCCAGCCTGATCCGTACCTGCCCGACATGGACTACTTCATCGAGGCAGGCGAACAGAACTCCTACATCGACTTCGGGTACCACGCGATCGTCCACAAGGACCACCACGTCGACGAGATCGAGGGACTGGCGGATGCCGGCATCCGCTCGTTCAAGATCTTCTACAACTGGTACAAACACGCCTCACCCGAGTTGGGGATCAACCACTCCGATTCCGGGCGTGTCTACAAGGTACTCGACAGGGTCGCCGACATCGAGAACGGCGTCGTCATGTTCCACGCCGAAAACGAGGATCTCGCGTACGAGCGGCGCCAGGAACTCCAGGAGGAGGGCCGCAACGACCTCCAGGCGTGGTCGGAGTCCGCACCGAACGTCGCCGAGGCGATGCAGATCGAGAACATCGCCAAACTCACCGACTACACCGACTCGACCGCCTACATCGTTCACATGAGCACGGGCGAGGGGGTCGACATCTGTCGGCGGTATCAGGAGCAGGGCGTCGACATCAACGCGGAGACCCTGCCGGCGTTTCTCGCCCACACCAAGGAGGAAGACCTCGGCGTCTGGGGGAAGATCTCCCCGCCGTTGCGGGGCGAACAGAGCAAGCGGAAACTCTGGCAGGGGTTGCGCGAAGGCGTCGTCGACTACGCCGGCACCGACCACTGTCCGCACAAGAAGCCGTTCAAGGAGAAAGAAGAGGGGAAATACGGCGATATCTGGGACGCGATCCCGGGGGACAACAACGGCATCGAGTACTTCCTGCCGGTGATGATGAGCGAAGGTGTCAACAAGAACCGCATCAGCATGGAGCGTCTCGTCGAGGTCTGTGCCGAGAACAACGCCCGCCGCTGGGGACTGTATCCGCGTAAGGGTGCCCTCGTCGAGGGCGCCGATGCCGATATGGTACTCGTCGATCTAGAGAAGTCCGCCGTCGTCGACGACGACTTCTATCACACCATGGAGCCGCGCTACTCGACGTTCCACGGGGACGAGCTTACCGGCCTGCCGACCCACACCATCGTCGGCGGCGAGGTCGTGGTCGAAGACGGCCAGTTGCAGGTCGAAAAGGGCGGCCGTGACTACCTCCCACGGGATGCCGACGGCGTCCCGATGCCCTGA
- a CDS encoding IclR family transcriptional regulator, which translates to MGSNVPVNAVETTLRIAEALQEHECVGVTKLADEIDLPQSTVFNHLKTLEQNEYVVNEGGSYRLGCRFLKLGAKARSYHDVHEVARPKINRLAKDTGEISALLVEEHGLGVFLHRAEGEQAVHIDSYISQRISLHGAALGKAILASLPRERAVDIVERRGLPALTENTITDRDELFDELDRVAERGIAFDDQERLNGLRSVATPITDGNGAVLGAVSIAGPTNRIQNDRFRETFPSKLSDIKNVIELDLAYS; encoded by the coding sequence ATGGGCTCCAACGTTCCGGTCAACGCGGTCGAAACGACGCTTCGGATCGCAGAGGCGTTACAGGAACACGAATGTGTCGGCGTGACGAAACTCGCCGACGAGATCGACCTGCCCCAAAGTACGGTGTTCAACCATCTCAAGACGCTGGAACAAAACGAGTACGTCGTCAACGAGGGCGGGTCCTACCGTCTCGGGTGTCGCTTCCTCAAACTCGGTGCGAAAGCCCGTTCGTACCACGATGTCCACGAGGTAGCCCGACCGAAGATAAACCGACTGGCGAAAGACACCGGCGAGATCTCCGCACTGCTCGTCGAGGAGCACGGACTGGGCGTGTTCTTACACCGGGCCGAGGGCGAGCAAGCCGTCCATATTGATAGTTACATCAGCCAGCGGATCTCTCTCCACGGTGCCGCACTCGGAAAGGCTATTCTCGCTTCCCTCCCCCGAGAACGTGCCGTCGATATCGTCGAACGCCGTGGTCTACCGGCGTTGACCGAGAACACGATCACGGACCGTGACGAACTGTTCGACGAACTCGACCGGGTCGCCGAGCGGGGTATCGCGTTCGACGACCAGGAGCGGCTCAACGGTCTCCGTAGCGTCGCTACACCGATAACTGACGGGAACGGGGCTGTCCTCGGTGCGGTCAGCATCGCCGGTCCGACCAACCGTATCCAGAACGATCGGTTTCGTGAGACGTTCCCCTCGAAACTCTCCGACATCAAGAACGTCATCGAACTCGACTTGGCCTACTCGTGA
- a CDS encoding cyclase family protein, with protein MLDGYEMYDLTQPWSGDTPAWPTYDNPKVWYEKSLDTEKVNGQKIEFMNHTGTHLDGEKHFVASGRDIEEVPLDELVSDAVVADISDKVGDYDIYTSEMIEDVVDVQEGDILFIHTGYQKHAWHREEADPHRFFCKHPGPNKEFAEWCQEKNLNYLILDCGSADHPMNTVIRDIRPELADEAADHLGVDDLDEVFPPEGYQLMHTELFPEGIIHVENAQVPEELLNERVQIGTFPWRFRGGESSVSRVVAFKET; from the coding sequence ATGCTTGATGGCTATGAGATGTACGACCTGACACAGCCGTGGTCAGGAGATACCCCAGCGTGGCCGACCTACGACAACCCCAAAGTGTGGTACGAAAAAAGCCTAGACACCGAGAAGGTAAACGGGCAGAAAATCGAGTTCATGAACCACACAGGGACGCATCTGGACGGTGAGAAACACTTCGTCGCGAGCGGGCGTGACATCGAGGAAGTCCCACTCGACGAACTCGTCAGCGACGCTGTTGTCGCGGATATCTCCGACAAGGTCGGGGATTACGATATCTACACCAGCGAGATGATCGAGGACGTCGTCGATGTCCAAGAGGGCGATATCCTCTTTATCCACACCGGCTATCAGAAGCACGCGTGGCACCGTGAGGAGGCAGACCCACACAGGTTCTTCTGTAAACACCCCGGCCCGAACAAGGAATTCGCCGAGTGGTGTCAGGAGAAGAACCTAAACTACCTGATCCTCGACTGTGGGAGCGCGGATCACCCGATGAACACCGTTATCCGTGATATCCGTCCCGAACTGGCGGACGAAGCGGCCGACCACCTCGGTGTCGACGATCTCGACGAAGTATTCCCACCCGAGGGGTACCAGCTGATGCATACCGAACTGTTCCCCGAAGGCATCATCCACGTCGAGAACGCACAGGTGCCCGAGGAGTTGCTCAACGAGCGTGTCCAGATCGGTACGTTCCCGTGGCGGTTCCGCGGCGGCGAGTCGAGCGTCTCCCGTGTCGTCGCGTTCAAAGAGACGTAG
- a CDS encoding ParA family protein encodes MLTYTVYSEAGGVGKTTLAGNLAVADARAGNDVLAIDMDPQEGSLSYLFDVADNRTDSDADSLVRHLVERPRGEFSGLIERSEGVDIVPAHNSLEVLSKHLRRREEEAADFGENWNPNVQLLRVLKEAGVPEKYDTVVVDPPATADVKLYNAIHATRNLVIPFEPSGKGQQSVTGLADLVDGLEQTLDINVGVLAAVPNRFKGTNDQQEMLEELRNQDYDVPVVFRERTSLLEGCWRQQCSAFEYVETHRSRKRDYELETLEQFEELAARLRSPQEQEATA; translated from the coding sequence ATGCTCACCTACACGGTGTACAGTGAGGCCGGTGGCGTCGGGAAGACGACGTTGGCAGGCAACCTCGCTGTCGCTGACGCGAGGGCCGGAAACGACGTCCTCGCGATCGATATGGACCCACAGGAGGGGAGCCTCTCGTATCTCTTCGACGTGGCAGACAACCGCACAGATTCGGACGCCGACAGTCTCGTTAGACACCTCGTCGAGCGGCCACGCGGCGAGTTTAGCGGGCTCATCGAGCGTTCCGAAGGTGTCGATATCGTTCCCGCTCACAACTCGCTGGAGGTCCTCTCGAAACACCTCCGCCGAAGAGAGGAGGAAGCGGCCGATTTCGGCGAAAACTGGAATCCGAACGTCCAGTTACTCCGTGTATTAAAGGAGGCCGGCGTCCCCGAAAAATACGATACCGTCGTCGTCGACCCGCCGGCCACAGCGGACGTAAAGCTATACAACGCTATCCACGCGACGCGGAACCTCGTGATCCCGTTCGAACCGAGTGGGAAGGGGCAACAGTCGGTAACAGGCCTCGCAGACCTCGTCGATGGGTTGGAGCAGACGCTTGACATCAACGTCGGCGTCCTCGCTGCTGTTCCGAACCGGTTCAAGGGAACCAATGACCAACAGGAGATGCTTGAGGAGCTTCGAAACCAAGACTACGATGTCCCTGTTGTCTTCCGCGAGCGGACGTCCCTTCTCGAAGGGTGTTGGCGTCAGCAGTGCTCTGCCTTCGAGTACGTCGAGACACACAGGTCCCGCAAGCGCGACTACGAACTGGAGACGCTCGAACAGTTCGAAGAGTTAGCCGCTCGGTTGCGTTCGCCGCAAGAACAGGAGGCAACAGCATGA